The following proteins come from a genomic window of Pseudomonadota bacterium:
- a CDS encoding glycine C-acetyltransferase yields the protein MNTSFQSHLETEIQGHKEAGTLKELRHLDAPMSAHTNMREAGGEVVVLSSNNYLGLANHPHVVASAKNALEKYGNGTASVRFICGTMTIHEELEEKLAKFHGTESCMTYPSCWSANTGLFPTICKPGDVLLSDELNHASIIDGCRLVSKAVQRDVYKHSDMADLEAKLKASQDAPNRFVVTDGVFSMEGDIAKLPELVKLCKTYNAVLIVDDCHGVGVLGETGKGITQHFGLEGQVDIITGTVGKALGGAAGGYICGSKELTQLLVQNSRPHLFSNAISPATAGGTIGALEALEREPELMTKLHANVKQMRDGLKALGFKPLDGESAIIPIIVGDTALAIQMADEMLKQGFFVTGFGFPVVPEGAARLRIQMSAALSELDISNALDALAIIGKKHGLI from the coding sequence ATGAACACATCATTTCAGTCTCACCTAGAAACAGAGATTCAAGGCCATAAAGAAGCAGGGACTCTTAAAGAGCTTCGCCACCTGGATGCGCCGATGTCTGCTCATACAAACATGCGTGAAGCGGGCGGTGAAGTGGTTGTGCTCTCTTCTAATAACTATCTTGGTCTGGCCAATCACCCTCATGTGGTTGCCTCAGCAAAAAATGCGCTTGAAAAATATGGTAATGGTACAGCGTCTGTACGCTTTATCTGCGGTACTATGACGATTCATGAAGAGCTTGAAGAGAAACTTGCGAAATTTCATGGCACAGAGTCATGCATGACGTACCCATCTTGCTGGTCAGCCAATACAGGACTCTTTCCAACCATTTGTAAACCGGGTGATGTGCTTCTGAGTGATGAGCTGAACCATGCCAGCATTATTGATGGTTGCCGTCTGGTTTCTAAGGCTGTGCAGAGAGATGTTTATAAGCATAGCGATATGGCTGACCTAGAAGCCAAGTTAAAAGCGTCTCAGGATGCGCCTAACCGTTTTGTGGTGACAGATGGTGTCTTCTCTATGGAAGGAGACATTGCAAAGCTTCCTGAGCTTGTAAAGCTGTGTAAGACGTACAATGCGGTGCTTATTGTTGATGATTGTCACGGCGTGGGTGTACTTGGTGAAACAGGTAAAGGTATTACCCAACACTTCGGTCTTGAGGGGCAGGTTGATATTATTACAGGAACTGTTGGTAAGGCACTTGGTGGCGCCGCAGGTGGTTATATTTGTGGCTCTAAAGAGCTAACACAGCTTCTTGTACAAAACTCACGTCCACACCTCTTTTCAAACGCCATTTCTCCTGCAACAGCTGGGGGCACAATTGGTGCGCTTGAAGCGCTTGAAAGAGAGCCTGAGCTCATGACAAAGCTACATGCGAACGTGAAGCAAATGCGTGATGGTTTGAAGGCTCTTGGCTTTAAACCTCTCGATGGGGAAAGTGCGATTATTCCAATTATTGTTGGCGATACCGCCCTTGCCATTCAAATGGCGGATGAAATGTTAAAACAAGGTTTCTTTGTGACAGGGTTTGGGTTCCCTGTGGTGCCAGAAGGCGCTGCGAGACTGCGTATTCAGATGAGTGCTGCTCTAAGTGAATTGGATATCTCTAACGCATTGGATGCACTTGCAATTATCGGTAAAAAGCATGGTTTGATTTAA
- a CDS encoding tRNA (cytidine(34)-2'-O)-methyltransferase: protein MNKTPLSLILYQTEIAQNMGAMARTCAAFGVSMHVVEPLGFIWNEPKMRRAGMDYLDQVDLHRHLSFDKFIQAKPQASRLVVMTKFAETELQDFAFEEGDMLLMGRESTGVDEDVLDVADALVKIPMLPEARSLNVAQSAGMATFEALKQMNKLPSGEDK, encoded by the coding sequence ATGAATAAAACACCACTTAGCCTTATTTTGTACCAAACAGAGATTGCCCAAAACATGGGGGCAATGGCACGGACTTGTGCAGCGTTTGGGGTGTCTATGCATGTGGTTGAGCCCCTTGGTTTTATTTGGAATGAGCCGAAAATGCGTCGTGCCGGTATGGATTACTTAGATCAGGTTGATTTACACCGTCACTTAAGTTTTGATAAGTTTATACAGGCTAAACCTCAGGCCAGCCGTCTTGTGGTGATGACAAAGTTTGCAGAAACAGAACTGCAGGACTTTGCTTTTGAAGAAGGCGATATGCTATTGATGGGGCGTGAAAGCACTGGTGTAGATGAAGATGTTCTGGATGTAGCAGATGCGCTGGTTAAAATCCCGATGCTACCAGAAGCTAGATCCCTCAACGTGGCACAAAGTGCAGGTATGGCAACGTTTGAGGCCTTGAAACAAATGAATAAACTTCCATCAGGAGAAGACAAATGA
- a CDS encoding DUF6538 domain-containing protein — protein sequence MAKVSYIQRRGGIYYFRHPVPKYLKSLLGQGELMYSFKTYCYDDAKVKGLFLAQMAKRMFQVMSQSKMTISESDAKQIVREYFHHGLVRVNDVIEYERNLRDVEIHEFDELSRPTTMNKDQLTTTYK from the coding sequence ATGGCTAAGGTTTCGTATATTCAAAGACGAGGTGGAATCTATTATTTCCGCCATCCAGTCCCAAAATATTTAAAGAGTCTTCTCGGTCAAGGTGAGTTGATGTACTCGTTCAAGACCTACTGTTATGATGATGCCAAGGTAAAAGGGCTGTTTTTAGCTCAAATGGCAAAGAGGATGTTTCAGGTTATGTCTCAATCAAAAATGACAATTAGTGAAAGTGATGCAAAGCAAATCGTAAGAGAGTATTTCCATCACGGGCTTGTTAGGGTTAATGATGTGATTGAGTACGAGAGAAACTTACGTGATGTTGAGATACATGAGTTTGACGAACTTAGTAGGCCAACTACAATGAATAAAGACCAACTTACTACTACATATAAATAA
- a CDS encoding DUF3179 domain-containing (seleno)protein, whose protein sequence is MLKRILMLILGFSALTGHAESERPTARIFDKTQLISFDFTRLRVQKERLLDGGTLPDSIMTLVFPEVLPVAAERTLQDDDFVVGVSINGDTRAYPVKILNWHHGVNDLLGSVPVYVSWDALAGAGLAFNRLVEGQELIFGHTGLVYQGAGILYDRTHHSLWSPLVGEAISGDFSGGKLSYLPVFMTRWKMFKQSFPDGTVLNTQTGYSRPYDVHPISPTFARDTKLVFPTKYYGDELPRKELVYGVELTRGKDKVAVAFKLSELVNYGSGRYEFRFGKERIPLAIEPMKPSGRIKLLAPPEVDIKAHYAYWYAWSAHHPHGLVIKNFSHAKHAGEEIVNTKQLVQF, encoded by the coding sequence ATGCTAAAACGAATTTTAATGCTCATTCTTGGTTTCAGTGCTCTTACAGGGCATGCCGAAAGTGAGCGCCCTACAGCCCGTATTTTTGATAAAACACAACTGATCTCTTTTGATTTTACACGCCTTCGTGTGCAAAAAGAGCGCCTTCTTGATGGCGGTACTTTGCCTGACTCTATTATGACCCTTGTGTTTCCTGAGGTGCTTCCTGTTGCTGCTGAACGAACTCTACAAGATGACGACTTTGTGGTTGGCGTTTCTATTAATGGAGATACACGTGCATACCCAGTTAAAATTCTTAACTGGCACCATGGGGTTAATGATCTTTTAGGCTCTGTACCTGTGTACGTAAGTTGGGACGCTCTTGCTGGAGCGGGCCTGGCGTTTAACCGCCTTGTAGAAGGGCAGGAGCTTATTTTTGGTCATACAGGTCTTGTGTATCAAGGGGCTGGTATTTTGTATGACCGTACACACCACTCGCTGTGGTCACCACTTGTTGGTGAGGCGATTTCAGGTGATTTCTCTGGAGGTAAACTCTCTTACCTTCCTGTGTTCATGACACGCTGGAAGATGTTTAAACAATCTTTCCCAGATGGAACAGTTTTGAACACGCAAACAGGCTATAGCCGCCCATACGATGTACACCCAATTAGTCCGACATTTGCGCGCGATACAAAGCTGGTATTCCCGACAAAATACTACGGTGATGAGCTACCACGTAAAGAGCTTGTTTACGGTGTAGAGCTCACACGCGGTAAGGATAAAGTTGCTGTGGCATTCAAGCTTTCGGAGCTTGTGAATTATGGCTCTGGTCGTTATGAGTTTAGGTTTGGTAAGGAGCGTATCCCGCTTGCTATTGAACCGATGAAGCCTTCAGGGCGTATTAAACTCCTCGCACCGCCTGAAGTGGATATTAAGGCGCATTATGCTTACTGGTATGCGTGGTCAGCGCACCACCCTCATGGGTTAGTGATTAAGAATTTCTCTCATGCAAAGCATGCAGGGGAAGAGATTGTGAACACGAAGCAGCTGGTACAGTTCTAG
- a CDS encoding DUF3307 domain-containing protein translates to MTIAIAVLGFLLALKHFFADGLWQTEWHYKNKGTFLHPGGIAHSFNHGLGALAALLVWKYAVHPELSLSLIGALFVFDFLTHYIIDYCKMNLTKGKGYSAMGEDKDGKPCQMIYDNKFYVWLVADQCAHFTIYGIMIAIAAGTL, encoded by the coding sequence ATGACGATAGCAATCGCAGTACTCGGGTTCCTTCTTGCGCTGAAGCACTTCTTTGCAGATGGCCTTTGGCAGACAGAATGGCACTATAAAAACAAGGGAACATTCTTGCACCCTGGTGGTATTGCACACAGCTTTAACCACGGCCTTGGTGCACTTGCAGCGCTTTTGGTATGGAAGTACGCTGTGCATCCTGAGCTTTCTCTAAGCCTGATTGGAGCGCTGTTCGTATTTGACTTCCTGACGCACTACATCATCGACTATTGCAAAATGAACCTCACCAAAGGCAAAGGTTACAGCGCAATGGGCGAAGACAAAGATGGTAAGCCTTGCCAAATGATCTATGACAATAAATTCTACGTTTGGCTCGTTGCAGATCAATGTGCGCACTTTACAATCTACGGCATTATGATAGCGATTGCCGCCGGCACGCTATAA
- a CDS encoding nicotianamine synthase family protein — protein sequence MSQVQAQDAQTTHSQGLAHAEKIRTLCGEIEKETDLSPHNPNVNRILSSLVSYLSHIENCGECSYMPLEALTQEAQKLPKLCGEAECMMEKFWATHFIEKDVVTQETLKEFWYYNNYKALWDLEKDLIAEAAQGKTLVFLGSGAMPFTAFFAAWDGYDVICIDYDDEACTLSQELIQKLGLTGKVQVVQHDATSYPYTAEHFVICASLIEGKENLYSALFERGAQSFAVRDAEGAYKFLYTPSPRPTLDTYTEVAYTTPNEQCINTLRLFERSNFSK from the coding sequence ATGTCACAAGTTCAAGCGCAAGACGCTCAAACAACTCACTCACAAGGTTTAGCTCACGCGGAAAAAATCCGTACGCTATGCGGTGAAATTGAAAAAGAGACAGATCTTTCTCCACACAACCCAAATGTAAACCGCATTCTCTCTTCTCTGGTATCTTACCTTTCACACATTGAGAACTGTGGTGAATGCTCATACATGCCTCTAGAGGCCCTAACGCAAGAAGCACAAAAGCTTCCTAAGCTTTGTGGTGAAGCGGAGTGCATGATGGAAAAATTCTGGGCAACGCACTTTATTGAAAAAGACGTCGTAACACAAGAAACCCTAAAAGAGTTTTGGTATTACAATAACTACAAAGCTCTATGGGACCTTGAAAAAGATCTTATTGCTGAAGCTGCACAAGGCAAAACACTTGTTTTCCTTGGGTCTGGTGCCATGCCATTTACAGCCTTCTTTGCAGCGTGGGACGGTTACGATGTAATTTGCATTGATTACGATGATGAAGCATGTACTCTATCTCAAGAGCTTATTCAAAAACTTGGCCTTACAGGTAAAGTACAAGTGGTACAGCACGACGCAACATCGTACCCCTACACGGCAGAACACTTTGTTATTTGTGCAAGCCTCATTGAAGGGAAAGAAAACCTATACAGCGCCCTATTTGAGCGCGGTGCTCAAAGTTTTGCCGTAAGAGATGCTGAAGGCGCGTACAAGTTCCTGTACACACCATCACCACGTCCAACGCTGGATACATATACTGAAGTTGCTTACACAACACCAAATGAACAGTGCATTAACACGCTTCGCTTGTTTGAACGATCAAATTTTAGCAAGTAG
- the tdh gene encoding L-threonine 3-dehydrogenase, protein MPMFAIAKTEAAVGLSPIQTSHPEKPTAGEVQIKVHYAGLCGTDMHIYNWDAWSQEHVKPQRILGHEFVGEVVAVGDGVTRVETGQMVSGECHVVCGVCSLCKAGKAHLCEQTEIIGVHRDGAFAEVFNFPESNVWPVHSSIPTKHAAIFDPLGNAMHTVDAADVGGKNALVVGAGTIGLAAVSMAKSRGAKRVFVFEPNPEKRALALQFGADEAVDSADANKWSVLKGVEIGSVLEMSGHPAGMNDAFEAVQAGGTVAMLGLPSSEISFDFAKHIIMKGVSVHGVIGRKMYETWEQVDTFQRSHADTVEKLITHTVKAENFEDAFAHMKAGKSIKTVLDFSHF, encoded by the coding sequence ATGCCTATGTTTGCAATTGCCAAAACGGAAGCTGCTGTGGGGCTTTCTCCTATCCAAACATCTCACCCTGAAAAACCAACCGCTGGTGAAGTGCAAATTAAAGTGCACTACGCAGGCCTGTGCGGTACAGATATGCACATTTATAACTGGGATGCATGGTCACAAGAGCATGTGAAGCCTCAGCGTATTCTTGGTCATGAATTTGTGGGTGAAGTGGTTGCTGTTGGTGACGGTGTTACACGTGTAGAAACAGGGCAAATGGTGAGTGGTGAATGTCATGTCGTATGTGGTGTCTGTTCACTCTGTAAAGCTGGCAAAGCACACCTGTGTGAACAAACAGAGATTATTGGCGTGCACCGTGATGGTGCCTTTGCAGAAGTCTTTAATTTCCCTGAAAGCAATGTATGGCCTGTTCACTCTTCTATTCCAACAAAGCATGCGGCGATTTTTGATCCACTTGGTAATGCAATGCACACGGTAGACGCAGCTGATGTGGGTGGTAAAAATGCTTTAGTTGTTGGAGCGGGAACCATTGGTCTTGCTGCGGTTTCAATGGCGAAATCGCGTGGTGCAAAACGTGTGTTTGTCTTTGAGCCAAACCCTGAAAAACGTGCTCTTGCTCTTCAATTTGGTGCAGATGAAGCCGTAGATAGTGCGGATGCAAATAAGTGGAGTGTCCTTAAAGGCGTAGAGATTGGATCTGTTCTTGAAATGAGTGGTCATCCAGCAGGTATGAATGATGCTTTTGAAGCAGTTCAGGCTGGTGGTACAGTTGCGATGCTTGGTCTCCCAAGCAGTGAAATTTCCTTTGATTTTGCAAAACATATCATCATGAAGGGTGTTTCTGTACATGGTGTGATCGGCCGCAAGATGTATGAAACTTGGGAACAGGTCGATACATTCCAGCGCTCTCATGCAGATACAGTGGAAAAACTCATTACTCATACGGTTAAAGCTGAAAACTTTGAAGATGCTTTTGCCCACATGAAAGCCGGAAAAAGCATTAAAACAGTCCTTGATTTTAGCCATTTTTAA
- the hemF gene encoding oxygen-dependent coproporphyrinogen oxidase: protein MTFRADFAAWIKHYQERVTETFEDLDGSGKFDVQPWVKPEGEMLQGHGEMRVMRGEVFEKVGVNFSHVHGTFSDKFREQIPGAAESGGEFWACGVSLVAHMANPKVPAVHMNLRRIETSIGWFGGGADLTPYFPYDDDTKLFHDALREPCDTYGADTYETYKKAADEYFFLPHRNEPRGVGGTFIEGLNSGDLEKDWQLIQGTGEGFLKAYAEIVERRMNEPFTEADREHQLVRRGRYVEFNLLHDRGTKFGFETGGNTEAILMSMPPVVKWP from the coding sequence ATGACATTTAGAGCTGACTTTGCCGCTTGGATTAAACATTACCAAGAGCGCGTGACAGAAACGTTTGAAGATTTAGATGGTAGTGGCAAGTTTGATGTTCAGCCGTGGGTGAAGCCTGAAGGTGAGATGCTTCAGGGCCATGGTGAAATGCGTGTGATGCGTGGTGAAGTTTTTGAGAAAGTGGGTGTGAATTTTTCACATGTACATGGCACGTTTAGCGATAAGTTTCGTGAACAAATTCCGGGTGCAGCAGAGAGTGGTGGTGAGTTCTGGGCTTGTGGCGTCAGCCTTGTTGCCCATATGGCAAATCCAAAGGTGCCAGCAGTTCATATGAACCTTCGTCGTATTGAAACATCTATCGGCTGGTTTGGTGGCGGTGCTGATCTCACACCATACTTCCCATATGATGACGATACAAAACTCTTCCATGATGCACTGAGAGAACCTTGTGATACTTACGGTGCTGATACCTATGAAACATATAAAAAAGCCGCTGATGAGTACTTCTTTTTGCCGCATAGAAATGAGCCGCGTGGTGTTGGTGGCACCTTTATTGAAGGCTTAAACAGTGGTGATTTAGAGAAAGACTGGCAACTGATTCAAGGCACAGGTGAAGGGTTCTTAAAAGCTTATGCTGAAATTGTTGAGCGTCGCATGAATGAACCTTTTACAGAGGCAGACCGTGAACACCAACTTGTGCGTCGTGGCAGGTATGTTGAGTTTAATCTTCTGCATGATCGTGGTACTAAGTTTGGCTTTGAAACAGGTGGAAATACAGAAGCGATTTTGATGAGTATGCCCCCTGTCGTTAAATGGCCCTAA
- a CDS encoding lipid A deacylase LpxR family protein, translating into MVFHGVAYTENKAEETFEERIPDTLIERDDQFFTFTFENDLFTGSDKYYTNGARLSHYDTGARMPNKIKNTLNKVPGIDITETSSVYYSIGQNLYTPQDLTVSAAQPNDRPYAGFLYGAIGASTLEDNHVDNVELALGVVGPSALGKETQKTVHRWSGAQDPKGWDNQLKDEPAIMLSAERVWPEAHTEEFKGLLLRVSPHVGATLGNVYTYGAAGATFQLTPKKYQWQTPPIRVRPAIPGSGYFAVPEGAFAWSLFAGIEGRAIARNIFLDGNTFKDSHSVDKKPFVADFNTGVSLTKGRARISYTINWRTKEFDNQSSNAMFGAVSVGYRF; encoded by the coding sequence ATGGTTTTTCATGGGGTGGCATATACTGAGAATAAAGCCGAAGAAACCTTTGAAGAGCGTATCCCTGATACTCTTATTGAAAGAGACGACCAATTTTTTACATTCACCTTTGAGAATGACCTTTTCACAGGATCAGACAAGTATTACACCAATGGGGCCCGACTATCCCACTATGATACTGGCGCCAGAATGCCTAACAAAATCAAAAATACCCTCAATAAAGTTCCGGGCATTGATATTACAGAAACCAGCTCTGTTTACTACAGTATCGGGCAAAACCTTTATACACCACAAGACCTAACCGTAAGTGCTGCTCAGCCAAACGATAGACCCTATGCAGGCTTTCTTTACGGGGCAATAGGCGCTTCCACTCTAGAAGATAACCATGTTGATAACGTAGAACTTGCCTTAGGTGTTGTAGGCCCATCAGCGCTTGGTAAAGAAACGCAAAAAACAGTGCACAGGTGGTCGGGCGCGCAAGACCCTAAGGGATGGGATAATCAGCTAAAAGATGAACCTGCTATAATGCTGAGTGCAGAAAGGGTTTGGCCTGAGGCTCATACAGAAGAGTTTAAGGGTTTGCTTCTCAGAGTATCTCCTCACGTCGGGGCAACACTTGGTAATGTTTATACTTATGGCGCAGCAGGCGCAACATTTCAGCTAACCCCTAAGAAATACCAGTGGCAAACTCCGCCTATTCGCGTAAGACCAGCAATACCAGGGTCAGGTTATTTTGCAGTCCCTGAAGGCGCTTTTGCTTGGTCATTGTTTGCAGGAATTGAAGGTAGAGCCATTGCCCGTAACATCTTTTTAGATGGAAATACTTTTAAAGATAGCCACTCTGTTGATAAAAAACCTTTTGTTGCTGATTTTAATACCGGCGTAAGTCTCACAAAAGGCCGTGCTCGTATTTCCTATACCATCAACTGGCGTACAAAAGAGTTTGATAACCAAAGCAGCAATGCCATGTTCGGCGCCGTTTCAGTGGGATACCGATTTTAG
- a CDS encoding DUF1328 domain-containing protein → MLRLALIFFVVALIAALFGFGGIAAAATDIAMFVFYIFVVLFVISLIFALIDGRRPPTA, encoded by the coding sequence ATGTTAAGATTAGCACTTATCTTTTTTGTAGTTGCCCTTATCGCAGCCCTCTTTGGTTTTGGTGGTATTGCGGCTGCAGCAACTGATATTGCGATGTTTGTGTTCTACATCTTTGTAGTCCTCTTCGTCATCAGCCTTATTTTTGCTTTGATTGATGGTCGTAGACCGCCAACCGCATAA
- a CDS encoding A24 family peptidase produces the protein MEFLKDFFAFDKDERPLIKSALFTGRTYCIFAGYIALFALYTFSTGLNLSTEQLAAWGGAFLLLSLLTEVDVKHFILPDHITVPMILVLYLVSPLTSGLSSSESLWGLAIGGGAFALLAFTFFKVTGKHGMGGGDIKLMAALGAWVGVAGIPILMLFASLSSLITIFIRKGLSKGELKDPLPFGPFLCTGAVLAILFKDIYWQMTQVVVGG, from the coding sequence ATGGAATTTTTAAAAGACTTTTTCGCGTTTGATAAAGATGAGCGCCCGCTTATAAAATCGGCGCTTTTCACGGGAAGAACTTACTGTATTTTTGCAGGCTATATCGCCCTATTTGCCCTTTACACTTTTAGTACGGGCTTAAACCTTTCTACAGAACAACTTGCTGCATGGGGCGGCGCATTCCTACTCCTAAGCCTTCTTACAGAAGTTGACGTAAAACACTTTATTCTGCCAGATCACATTACTGTACCGATGATTCTAGTACTTTATCTCGTAAGCCCTCTCACAAGTGGCCTCAGCTCCTCTGAAAGCCTGTGGGGGCTCGCCATTGGTGGTGGTGCGTTTGCCCTTCTCGCTTTTACTTTCTTTAAAGTGACTGGAAAACACGGCATGGGTGGCGGCGACATTAAACTGATGGCTGCACTTGGTGCTTGGGTGGGTGTTGCAGGCATTCCAATTTTGATGCTTTTCGCTTCTCTTTCTAGCCTTATTACAATCTTTATTCGTAAAGGACTCTCAAAAGGAGAACTGAAAGACCCTCTTCCGTTTGGACCATTTCTATGCACAGGCGCAGTTCTGGCAATTTTATTTAAAGATATTTACTGGCAAATGACACAAGTTGTTGTAGGAGGATAG
- a CDS encoding SIMPL domain-containing protein, which produces MKYLILSLMSLTVAFSAQAEERTWPNDATLVTLSEQATRKVAQDRLNATLRVEAKGVSPRSVQDDVNTKMKKALALAKMKKTIDVTTGNYNVYSREERNKDGKLIKTRWYASHSIVLDSEDNTTLLELAGDIQELGFVMNGLNFYLSEEKSAKISEELLLEALKRLQSKAKAIGATLGKDDVHLANVNTSGYMPPRPQPMYKGRAMAMMEMAADMAAPVAEGGDDTVRVTVNATAVLMD; this is translated from the coding sequence ATGAAATATCTAATTCTTTCTCTTATGAGCCTAACAGTTGCTTTTTCTGCACAAGCAGAAGAGCGCACATGGCCGAACGATGCAACACTTGTAACACTGAGCGAACAGGCAACACGTAAGGTGGCACAAGACCGTCTAAATGCGACACTACGCGTTGAAGCAAAAGGCGTAAGCCCACGCAGTGTACAAGATGATGTAAACACAAAAATGAAAAAAGCCCTCGCCCTTGCAAAGATGAAAAAAACCATCGATGTGACAACAGGAAATTACAACGTTTACTCACGTGAAGAGCGCAATAAAGACGGCAAACTCATTAAAACACGCTGGTATGCTAGCCACAGCATTGTGCTAGATAGCGAAGACAACACAACACTGCTTGAGCTAGCAGGTGATATTCAAGAGCTTGGTTTTGTCATGAACGGCCTGAACTTCTACCTCAGTGAAGAAAAAAGCGCCAAAATTAGTGAAGAGCTTCTGCTAGAGGCCCTAAAACGTCTACAATCTAAAGCCAAAGCGATTGGTGCAACACTTGGTAAAGATGATGTACACCTTGCAAACGTCAACACATCTGGCTACATGCCGCCTCGCCCACAGCCAATGTATAAAGGCCGTGCAATGGCAATGATGGAAATGGCTGCCGACATGGCCGCACCCGTTGCCGAAGGTGGTGATGACACTGTACGCGTGACAGTTAATGCAACAGCTGTTCTCATGGACTAA
- a CDS encoding homogentisate 1,2-dioxygenase — MAGSPLYPPVRRGDASKQAHVSVPKDTYEEELGTEGFDGPASHIYHKKPPTGWTGIKGPKQPRCLYLDTFVGSDSDVEKTLMYNDEVLLSGWHLGESMTYLRRNALGDRLMFVHRGEGTLISEFGALKFVEGDYLFLPRGATYQLQLTSEDAFLYTIDGIESHIGLPERGLLGKHAHADPGVYRLPEENTEGSHGKGKEWVVRVEDADGVTELTYEFDPVDVTGWKGDLFPYALNWRDIRPIISHNYHLPPSVHATFVGEGFYVISFVPRPHESTEDAQKVPFYHRNIDYDETIFYHAGNFFSRSTVREGMITLHPRGLHHGPHPKKYREQDKLAGKMAQEVAVMVDTRRPLKVVSDLPEGAEDTGYAMSWKE; from the coding sequence ATGGCAGGCTCTCCTCTATACCCACCAGTTCGCCGTGGCGATGCAAGTAAACAGGCCCATGTGTCAGTGCCTAAAGATACATACGAGGAAGAGCTAGGCACGGAAGGGTTTGATGGCCCTGCAAGCCATATTTACCATAAAAAACCACCAACAGGTTGGACGGGAATTAAAGGCCCTAAGCAGCCGCGTTGTCTCTATCTAGACACCTTTGTTGGTAGCGACTCTGATGTTGAAAAAACACTCATGTACAATGATGAAGTGCTGCTGAGTGGTTGGCACCTTGGTGAAAGCATGACATACCTGCGCCGTAACGCGCTTGGTGACCGTTTAATGTTTGTGCACCGTGGTGAAGGGACGCTGATTAGTGAGTTTGGTGCCCTTAAGTTTGTGGAAGGGGATTACCTCTTTTTGCCACGCGGCGCTACATACCAATTGCAGCTCACTTCAGAAGATGCATTCCTTTACACGATTGATGGCATTGAAAGCCATATTGGCCTGCCAGAGCGTGGCCTGCTTGGTAAGCATGCCCATGCAGACCCAGGTGTTTATCGTTTGCCTGAAGAAAATACAGAAGGCAGCCACGGTAAAGGCAAAGAATGGGTTGTGCGTGTTGAAGACGCAGATGGTGTCACTGAACTCACTTATGAATTTGACCCTGTTGATGTAACAGGCTGGAAAGGGGATCTCTTCCCTTACGCTCTAAACTGGCGTGATATTCGTCCTATTATTTCTCATAACTATCACCTGCCACCCTCTGTGCATGCCACATTTGTTGGGGAAGGCTTTTATGTGATTTCATTTGTGCCACGTCCACATGAAAGCACTGAGGATGCGCAGAAGGTTCCGTTCTATCATCGTAATATTGATTATGATGAGACGATCTTCTACCACGCTGGAAACTTCTTCTCACGCTCTACAGTGCGTGAGGGCATGATTACGCTTCATCCGCGTGGGCTTCATCATGGGCCACACCCGAAAAAATACCGTGAGCAAGATAAGCTTGCTGGTAAAATGGCACAAGAAGTAGCTGTGATGGTTGATACAAGACGCCCACTTAAAGTGGTTAGTGACCTGCCAGAGGGTGCAGAAGACACTGGTTATGCCATGAGTTGGAAAGAGTAA